One part of the Treponema peruense genome encodes these proteins:
- a CDS encoding S1C family serine protease produces the protein MKKLVLFFAAFVFVSCTSIDKNVELIPRPDYTENDALSDELSLVAELLKTDPVKALWRSYLAARNARENDSAQKLFEECSRSVSELCQKAYDSKDYVEALRCFRSLSSVNAVDENVLQVGEQKLYALALSNVPGLSAVNKKNAATVSDMIKGTVTVLVDKGIKIERGMGYSDSVLGSGFFISEDGYIVTNHHVISDMVDPRYEGFARLYIKLAEDPDTRIPAKVVGWDSTLDLALLKTEIKAPYVFELGSSSDLSVGDRVFAIGSPLGLDKTLTSGIISSDDRHLFSAGFVFQIDAAVNSGNSGGPLIDEKGRVQAVVFAGVMNYQGLNFAIPVEYLRYDLPFLFAGGERKHPWCGAYGKTKRLPGSGSVSEGVLVNYVMPGSSGDLSGLTEGATVVSVNGVLVSSLDDLHSCFMQESKGTIVLLEVQNPIGGTTSFAVYLEGRPENPGYEIYRHDLISGSLLPILGMRLVGVSSSNKKKFSVVNVIKGSIADKAGFSENDPVDILNVKISDEKDIAYVEMYARKRKNGYLDVSLGLTASLDSPYYF, from the coding sequence ATGAAAAAGCTGGTTTTGTTCTTTGCTGCATTTGTCTTTGTTTCATGCACAAGTATTGATAAAAATGTTGAACTTATTCCGCGGCCGGATTATACAGAAAATGATGCACTGTCTGATGAGCTTTCTTTGGTTGCGGAGCTGCTCAAGACTGATCCTGTAAAAGCTTTGTGGCGTTCTTACCTGGCTGCAAGAAATGCACGCGAAAATGATTCAGCACAAAAACTGTTTGAAGAATGTTCCCGAAGTGTTTCTGAATTGTGTCAAAAGGCATATGACTCAAAAGATTATGTAGAGGCTCTGCGGTGTTTCAGATCGCTTTCTTCTGTAAATGCAGTTGATGAGAATGTCCTTCAGGTTGGGGAACAGAAACTTTATGCACTTGCGCTTTCAAATGTTCCGGGACTTTCTGCGGTTAACAAAAAAAATGCGGCAACAGTTTCTGATATGATTAAAGGTACAGTCACTGTTCTTGTAGACAAGGGAATAAAAATTGAACGTGGAATGGGGTATTCTGATTCTGTTTTGGGAAGCGGTTTTTTTATTTCTGAAGACGGCTATATTGTAACGAACCATCATGTTATTTCTGACATGGTTGACCCCCGCTATGAAGGGTTTGCACGGCTTTATATCAAACTTGCCGAAGATCCAGATACACGCATTCCGGCCAAGGTTGTAGGTTGGGATTCAACCCTGGATCTTGCTTTACTCAAGACAGAAATAAAAGCCCCCTATGTTTTTGAACTCGGCTCCAGTTCAGATCTTTCTGTCGGTGACAGGGTCTTTGCGATTGGTTCTCCACTCGGGCTTGACAAGACACTCACCAGCGGAATTATTTCTTCTGATGACAGGCATTTGTTTTCTGCGGGATTTGTTTTCCAGATTGATGCTGCCGTTAACAGCGGAAACTCAGGCGGACCTTTGATAGATGAAAAAGGCCGTGTCCAGGCAGTTGTTTTTGCAGGTGTAATGAATTATCAGGGACTTAACTTTGCAATCCCGGTTGAATACCTGCGCTATGATCTTCCGTTTCTTTTTGCCGGCGGTGAAAGAAAGCATCCGTGGTGCGGCGCTTATGGAAAGACAAAGAGACTTCCGGGTTCAGGCTCTGTTTCAGAAGGTGTTCTTGTAAATTACGTGATGCCCGGTTCGAGCGGGGATTTGTCGGGACTTACAGAAGGTGCGACTGTCGTTTCTGTTAACGGTGTTCTGGTATCATCGCTGGACGATCTGCACAGCTGCTTTATGCAGGAAAGTAAAGGGACAATTGTTCTACTCGAAGTACAGAATCCTATCGGCGGAACAACTTCCTTTGCTGTTTATCTTGAAGGCCGTCCTGAAAATCCCGGCTATGAAATTTACAGGCACGATTTGATTTCGGGCTCTCTTCTTCCTATTCTTGGAATGAGGCTTGTGGGAGTGTCGAGTTCAAATAAGAAAAAATTTTCAGTTGTGAATGTAATAAAAGGTTCTATTGCTGACAAAGCTGGATTCAGTGAAAATGATCCTGTTGATATTCTTAATGTTAAAATCAGCGATGAAAAAGATATTGCGTATGTAGAAATGTATGCGCGCAAAAGAAAAAACGGCTATCTTGACGTAAGCCTTGGATTAACGGCTTCTCTTGACAGTCCATATTATTTTTAA
- the lepA gene encoding translation elongation factor 4: protein MTELKYKRNFCITAHIDHGKSTLADRLIQKAKIIEDRQMMNQILDNMDIERERGITIKSQAVTIPYHAKDGHDYELNFVDTPGHVDFSYEVSRAIASCEGALLLIDATQGVESQTVSNMYMAMEHDLTIVPVINKIDLASADVESVKHQIDHDLGLDSADAQLVSAKTGQGIDELLEAIVNKFPPPSGDVNAPLQALIFDCHYDEYRGVVVHIRVMQGRIKAGDTIRLMSTETDYRAEKVGVFKIRYEETQILEAGDVGYVIAGIKTVSDVRVGDTITTVNNPAKEALPGFKDVKPVVFSSIYPIDSNDYEELKDSMEKLKLNDASLVYEKDNSLALGNGFRCGFLGLLHLEIIQERLERDFDQVVIFTAPSVKYKVVQQGHEEIFVDNPADYPEGKIQSSEEPYITATIITPTEYIGPIMELCRIKRGTQKNMQYLDEKRVELSYDMPLAEVLFDFYDKLKSYSRGYASFDYEVTDYRPTDLVKIDILINGKPVDALAQLCFRASSAERAKQVCERLKGEISRQQFKIAIQGSVGSQIIARETVNPVRKDVLAKCYGGDVTRKRKLLEKQKAGKKRMLMAGNVELPQSAFLAVLKEKEDN from the coding sequence ATGACAGAACTCAAGTACAAAAGAAATTTTTGCATTACGGCTCATATTGATCACGGAAAATCAACTCTTGCAGACAGACTTATCCAGAAGGCCAAGATTATTGAAGACCGCCAGATGATGAATCAGATTCTTGACAATATGGATATTGAAAGGGAACGCGGAATTACAATAAAGAGCCAGGCAGTTACAATTCCGTATCACGCAAAGGACGGTCATGATTACGAATTGAATTTTGTTGACACACCGGGTCATGTTGACTTCAGCTATGAGGTAAGCCGTGCAATCGCTTCCTGCGAAGGTGCCCTTCTTTTGATAGATGCGACACAGGGAGTTGAAAGCCAGACTGTAAGCAATATGTATATGGCAATGGAGCATGATTTAACAATTGTTCCTGTTATTAACAAAATTGATTTGGCAAGTGCAGATGTAGAAAGTGTAAAGCATCAGATAGACCATGACCTTGGACTTGATTCTGCAGATGCCCAGCTTGTAAGTGCAAAGACGGGGCAGGGTATTGATGAACTGCTTGAGGCAATTGTAAATAAATTTCCGCCACCTTCCGGTGATGTAAATGCACCTCTTCAGGCTTTGATTTTTGACTGCCATTATGATGAGTACAGGGGCGTCGTTGTTCACATACGTGTCATGCAGGGAAGAATCAAGGCAGGAGACACAATCAGACTTATGAGTACAGAAACAGATTACCGTGCCGAAAAAGTAGGTGTCTTCAAGATTCGCTATGAGGAAACACAGATACTTGAAGCCGGTGATGTAGGGTACGTCATAGCCGGAATAAAAACTGTTTCTGACGTGCGCGTTGGCGATACAATAACAACAGTGAATAATCCCGCAAAAGAAGCCCTGCCCGGTTTCAAAGATGTTAAGCCTGTTGTATTCTCTTCAATTTATCCGATAGATTCAAATGATTACGAAGAACTCAAGGACAGCATGGAAAAACTTAAGCTTAACGATGCGTCACTTGTTTATGAAAAAGACAACTCTCTGGCACTTGGAAACGGATTCCGCTGCGGATTTCTTGGACTTCTTCACCTTGAAATAATTCAGGAAAGACTTGAGCGTGATTTTGACCAGGTTGTAATTTTTACAGCCCCGAGCGTAAAATACAAAGTGGTGCAGCAGGGACACGAAGAAATTTTTGTTGACAATCCTGCCGATTATCCAGAAGGAAAAATCCAGTCTTCAGAAGAACCGTATATTACAGCGACAATAATTACGCCTACTGAATATATTGGTCCTATTATGGAACTCTGCAGAATAAAGCGCGGAACACAAAAAAATATGCAGTATCTTGACGAAAAGCGTGTGGAACTTTCCTACGACATGCCGCTGGCCGAAGTTCTCTTTGATTTTTACGATAAACTCAAGTCTTACAGTCGAGGTTATGCAAGTTTTGATTATGAAGTAACTGATTACAGGCCTACTGATCTTGTAAAAATTGATATTCTCATAAACGGAAAACCTGTTGACGCCTTGGCCCAGCTTTGTTTCAGGGCAAGTTCCGCTGAACGAGCAAAACAGGTTTGTGAGCGTCTTAAAGGTGAAATTTCCAGACAACAGTTTAAGATTGCCATTCAAGGATCAGTCGGAAGTCAGATTATTGCGCGTGAAACTGTAAACCCCGTGCGAAAAGATGTTCTTGCAAAGTGCTACGGCGGAGACGTTACCAGAAAAAGAAAGCTTTTGGAAAAACAGAAAGCAGGAAAGAAGCGTATGCTTATGGCCGGTAATGTTGAACTTCCCCAGAGTGCATTCCTTGCAGTACTCAAAGAAAAGGAAGACAATTAA
- a CDS encoding 6-hydroxymethylpterin diphosphokinase MptE-like protein yields the protein MEEHKSSDKPGLVKCTGQGFSILNTIEYKGRFLYSKYNPLKPIYSLIDSINILSGTLVVICSPGLWYGMDELLKKLPADCKCICIEVDKSLYELSLKNKISIDYESDFFCLTGQKDYIILDEKIRALCSEGKIRRAVRIDFCSGTRLYEEKYIQLMFGITGIIEGYWKNRVTLVKMGKLFSRNIIRNLKKFSCGINLHEIEKTISKPILVCGAGESLDEFLLQKTFSPENYYIVAVDAAISALLKRKIIPDAAVGVESQFAIQKAYIGTAGKIPVLFADLNSRAEIPELTCAKTIWFCSESSDSLFLQRLKKTGLIKEMIPAMGSVGLVAVYIACKIRSDENIPIIVSGLDFCFSAGLTHAKGTPASTLRLSESNRFESAENYGAAFSYSAEKCSDKSGNQVYSTPALESYANQFKIHFSGEKNIFSFGTKGLDLNLQNLDEKTLSNLTKYFSDRKQSNTETDSVFIQKKANKKNTEKLYSEEIKNLQTIRDLLKNGNNSVCRIEGISLDEQLDSLLMQSDYLWRHFPDGNFFRHETGFLKRIRAEIPYFLKQFSIAQK from the coding sequence TTGGAAGAGCATAAATCTTCAGATAAGCCCGGGCTGGTAAAATGTACCGGTCAGGGCTTTTCTATTTTAAACACAATAGAATACAAAGGCCGCTTTCTCTATTCAAAGTACAATCCGCTAAAACCAATATACTCACTTATCGACAGCATAAACATTTTGAGCGGAACCCTGGTTGTAATCTGTTCACCGGGACTTTGGTACGGTATGGATGAACTTTTGAAAAAACTTCCTGCAGACTGCAAATGTATTTGTATAGAAGTAGACAAAAGCCTTTATGAACTTTCTTTGAAGAATAAAATTTCAATAGATTATGAATCAGATTTTTTTTGTTTAACCGGGCAAAAAGATTACATTATACTTGATGAAAAAATCCGCGCACTTTGTTCGGAAGGAAAAATACGTCGGGCCGTAAGAATTGATTTTTGTTCCGGCACCCGTTTATATGAGGAAAAGTACATCCAGCTCATGTTTGGAATAACCGGAATAATTGAAGGCTACTGGAAAAACAGGGTTACGCTGGTAAAGATGGGAAAACTTTTTTCAAGAAATATTATCCGCAATTTGAAAAAATTTTCCTGCGGAATAAATTTGCATGAAATAGAAAAAACAATTTCCAAACCGATTCTTGTATGCGGAGCAGGAGAAAGCCTTGATGAATTTCTTTTGCAGAAAACTTTCTCCCCGGAAAATTACTATATTGTTGCCGTAGACGCAGCAATTTCGGCTCTTTTAAAAAGAAAAATAATTCCCGATGCGGCAGTTGGAGTAGAAAGCCAGTTTGCAATACAAAAAGCGTATATCGGAACGGCAGGCAAAATTCCCGTTTTGTTTGCAGACCTGAATTCCCGTGCCGAAATTCCTGAACTTACGTGTGCAAAAACAATCTGGTTTTGTTCAGAGTCTTCTGATTCATTATTTTTGCAGAGACTCAAAAAGACAGGACTTATAAAAGAGATGATTCCGGCGATGGGGTCTGTAGGACTTGTGGCTGTCTATATTGCATGCAAGATCCGTTCAGATGAAAATATTCCGATTATAGTTTCCGGACTGGATTTTTGCTTTTCTGCGGGACTTACACATGCAAAAGGAACGCCTGCAAGCACACTGAGGCTTTCAGAAAGCAACAGGTTTGAAAGTGCAGAAAACTACGGGGCTGCTTTTTCATATTCAGCTGAAAAATGCAGTGACAAAAGCGGAAACCAGGTTTATTCTACGCCAGCTTTGGAATCCTATGCAAACCAGTTTAAGATTCATTTTTCGGGCGAAAAAAATATTTTTTCTTTCGGAACAAAAGGTCTTGATTTGAATTTGCAGAATCTTGATGAAAAAACACTTTCGAATTTAACAAAATATTTTTCTGACAGGAAGCAGTCAAATACCGAAACTGATTCTGTTTTTATTCAAAAAAAAGCAAACAAAAAAAATACAGAAAAATTGTATTCCGAAGAAATTAAAAACCTTCAGACAATACGGGATCTTCTTAAAAACGGAAATAATTCTGTCTGCAGGATAGAGGGAATTTCTTTGGACGAACAGCTTGACTCGCTTCTTATGCAAAGCGATTACCTCTGGCGGCATTTTCCTGACGGAAATTTTTTCAGACACGAAACAGGTTTTTTAAAGCGGATCCGTGCTGAAATTCCGTATTTTCTGAAGCAATTCAGTATTGCACAAAAATAA
- a CDS encoding peptidylprolyl isomerase — translation MNQENVIKPKKQHTKIGAVIVLIISAAVFLPVGGAVVFQAIFNTNKAPVFGSFDGKKIKYEPGSDFMQAAANLADMYQQYGYNLTYELSNQPTDMSYYRIFTTAFAQTVMNSAFSKEVEYSGYKVPAAAIDRAILPAFTDENGKFSKKLYNQISDADLNTMRLNSEKNLVYSRYVDDLFGTGATEFNGKPLYGLKSAAAEESFISSLGEEKHSFNMVTFDTGDYPKEEAVKFGKENSDKFIKYSLSAITAETESEAKAILKQIQNTEITFEDAVSEKSQKYYTGSDGKITTSYGYQLVSMIPDEKDRDAVKALSKDSLSSVIKTSRGYTIFRADTESEQPDFTKTETADAALSYMKANEKGTIETYYSEQAANFAADAAVNGFDSACKKFSLTKTDVPAFSLNYGNSTLVDEKAGAPVAGLTSILTNENALKSAFALKVNGISEPLILGSNIIVLQCTGIQTQVAENTDSLAARISQADQSCAQRLLMVSDRVVDNTFQTYIQNFMNLSAK, via the coding sequence ATGAATCAAGAAAATGTAATCAAACCAAAGAAACAGCATACAAAAATCGGAGCTGTAATAGTACTTATTATTTCGGCCGCAGTATTTTTACCTGTAGGTGGAGCAGTAGTTTTCCAGGCAATCTTCAATACCAACAAGGCTCCTGTTTTCGGATCATTTGACGGTAAGAAAATCAAATACGAGCCAGGTTCAGACTTTATGCAGGCAGCGGCAAATCTGGCAGACATGTACCAGCAGTATGGTTACAATCTTACATACGAACTTTCAAACCAGCCGACAGATATGTCATACTACAGAATTTTTACAACAGCATTTGCACAGACTGTCATGAATTCTGCATTCAGCAAAGAAGTAGAATACAGCGGATACAAAGTTCCGGCAGCAGCCATTGACCGCGCAATTCTTCCAGCATTCACTGATGAAAACGGAAAGTTCTCAAAAAAACTTTACAATCAGATAAGCGATGCAGATCTTAACACTATGAGACTCAATTCAGAAAAGAACCTTGTTTACAGCCGCTATGTTGACGATCTGTTCGGAACAGGTGCTACAGAATTCAACGGAAAGCCTTTGTACGGTCTTAAATCTGCAGCAGCCGAAGAATCATTTATAAGTTCACTTGGTGAAGAAAAACATTCTTTCAACATGGTTACCTTTGACACAGGAGATTATCCAAAAGAGGAAGCTGTAAAATTCGGAAAAGAAAATTCAGACAAGTTTATAAAGTACTCTCTTTCGGCAATCACAGCAGAAACAGAAAGCGAAGCAAAGGCAATTCTCAAGCAGATTCAGAATACAGAAATTACATTTGAAGACGCTGTAAGTGAAAAGTCACAGAAATATTATACCGGTTCAGACGGAAAAATTACTACATCATACGGCTACCAGCTTGTGTCAATGATTCCAGATGAAAAAGACAGGGATGCAGTAAAAGCCCTTTCAAAGGACAGTTTGAGCAGTGTAATAAAAACATCAAGGGGCTATACAATTTTCAGGGCAGATACAGAAAGTGAACAGCCTGACTTTACAAAAACAGAGACTGCAGATGCAGCACTTTCTTACATGAAAGCAAATGAAAAGGGAACTATCGAAACATATTATTCTGAACAGGCTGCCAATTTTGCAGCTGATGCAGCGGTAAACGGTTTTGATTCTGCCTGCAAAAAATTCTCACTCACAAAAACAGATGTTCCAGCATTCAGCCTTAATTACGGTAACTCAACTCTTGTTGACGAAAAAGCCGGTGCTCCGGTTGCAGGACTTACATCTATTCTTACAAACGAGAATGCATTGAAGTCTGCATTTGCACTTAAGGTAAACGGAATCAGCGAACCGCTCATTCTTGGTTCAAACATCATAGTTCTTCAGTGCACCGGAATCCAGACACAGGTTGCAGAAAACACAGATTCTCTTGCAGCCAGAATTTCACAGGCTGACCAGTCATGTGCACAGCGGCTTCTTATGGTAAGCGACAGGGTTGTAGACAACACGTTCCAGACATATATCCAGAACTTTATGAATTTGTCTGCAAAATAA
- a CDS encoding GGGtGRT protein, giving the protein MALFEDFEGRIPQVNKALKEYGFAEGEAGLQAARDLCKAKGFDPYEICQSTQQICFEDAKWAYVLGSAIALKKGEKAGTITGSDAAAAIGEGLQAFCLPGSVADDRKVGLGHGNLGARLLNEDTQCFAFLAGHESFAAAEGAIKIAANANKVRKNKLRVILNGLGKDAAQIISRINGFTYVQTKFDYFNGQGTDKALKIVKEVPYGSNPDRLIVKCYGADDVREGVAIMWHEDVDVSITGNSTNPTRFQHPVAGTYKKERLLAKKNYFSVASGGGTGRTLHPDNMAAGPASYGFTDTLGRMHSDAQFAGSSSVPAHVEMMGFMGMGNNPMVGCTVACAVAVAEAFKK; this is encoded by the coding sequence ATGGCATTGTTTGAAGATTTCGAAGGCCGCATTCCGCAGGTGAACAAGGCTTTAAAAGAATACGGATTCGCAGAGGGAGAGGCCGGACTTCAGGCTGCCCGCGATTTATGCAAGGCTAAAGGTTTCGACCCGTACGAAATCTGCCAGTCAACACAGCAGATCTGTTTTGAAGACGCAAAGTGGGCATATGTTCTTGGCTCTGCAATTGCTCTCAAAAAGGGTGAAAAGGCCGGAACAATAACAGGTTCTGATGCAGCAGCAGCTATCGGAGAAGGACTCCAGGCATTCTGTCTCCCAGGATCTGTAGCAGATGACAGAAAGGTCGGTCTCGGACACGGAAACCTTGGTGCACGTCTTCTTAACGAAGATACACAGTGCTTTGCTTTCCTTGCAGGACACGAATCTTTTGCAGCAGCCGAAGGAGCAATCAAAATTGCAGCAAACGCAAACAAGGTTCGCAAGAACAAGCTCCGCGTTATCCTTAACGGACTCGGAAAAGATGCAGCACAGATTATCAGCCGCATAAACGGATTCACATACGTTCAGACAAAGTTTGACTACTTTAACGGACAGGGAACAGACAAGGCTCTCAAGATTGTAAAGGAAGTTCCATACGGTTCAAATCCTGACCGCCTTATCGTAAAATGCTACGGAGCAGACGATGTACGCGAAGGTGTAGCAATCATGTGGCACGAGGATGTTGATGTTTCTATTACAGGAAACTCTACAAACCCGACAAGATTCCAGCACCCTGTAGCAGGAACATACAAGAAAGAGCGTCTTCTTGCAAAGAAAAACTACTTCTCTGTAGCTTCAGGCGGCGGAACAGGACGCACACTCCACCCCGATAACATGGCAGCAGGTCCTGCTTCATACGGATTTACTGATACACTCGGAAGAATGCACTCTGATGCACAGTTTGCAGGCTCTTCTTCTGTACCGGCACACGTAGAAATGATGGGCTTCATGGGAATGGGAAACAACCCGATGGTAGGTTGTACTGTTGCCTGTGCTGTTGCAGTTGCAGAAGCATTTAAGAAATAA
- a CDS encoding iron-sulfur cluster assembly scaffold protein codes for MKYTAEVEHMCPLAKGAYHGPAPIPEEGEWVQAKKQEDISGFTHGIGWCAPQQGACKLTLNVKNGVIEEALVETIGCSGMTHSAAMASEILIGKTIIEALNTDLVCDAINTAMRELFLQIVYGRTQSAYSKDGLKVGASLEDLGKNLRSQVGTMFATRKTGPRYLEMTEGYVETCAVDKDGQIIGYNCINFGKLMDALKAGTDPKEAIAKARTHYGRVTEDQGMVKLIDPRKE; via the coding sequence ATGAAGTACACTGCAGAAGTGGAACATATGTGTCCTTTGGCAAAAGGCGCATATCATGGACCGGCCCCAATTCCTGAAGAAGGAGAATGGGTTCAGGCTAAAAAACAGGAAGATATTTCCGGTTTCACACACGGTATCGGTTGGTGCGCACCGCAGCAGGGAGCATGCAAGCTCACTCTTAACGTAAAGAACGGTGTTATTGAGGAGGCCCTTGTAGAAACAATCGGCTGCTCAGGAATGACACACTCTGCCGCTATGGCTTCTGAAATCCTTATCGGAAAGACAATTATCGAAGCTCTTAACACTGACCTTGTTTGCGATGCTATCAACACAGCAATGCGCGAACTTTTCCTCCAGATTGTATACGGACGCACACAGTCAGCATACTCAAAGGACGGACTTAAAGTCGGAGCTTCCCTTGAAGATCTTGGAAAGAACCTTCGCTCACAGGTCGGAACCATGTTTGCAACACGCAAAACCGGCCCACGCTATCTTGAAATGACAGAAGGCTATGTTGAAACATGTGCTGTTGACAAAGACGGACAGATTATCGGTTACAACTGCATCAACTTCGGAAAACTCATGGACGCTCTTAAAGCAGGTACAGACCCGAAGGAAGCAATTGCTAAGGCACGCACACACTACGGCCGCGTAACTGAAGACCAGGGCATGGTAAAACTCATCGACCCGCGCAAGGAGTAA